Within the Comamonadaceae bacterium OTU4NAUVB1 genome, the region CGCCGGTTTCCTTCATGGCCAGCTGACCCAGGATTTCGCGCTCCTGACGCCCTCCGAGGCGCGGTTGGCGGCGCTGTGCACGGCCAAGGGCCGGATGATCGCCAGCTTCACCGGCATCCGGCCGTCGCCCGAACGCGTCCTGCTGGTGACGAGCCGCGACATCCTGGCGCAGACGCTCAAACGGCTGTCGATGTTCGTGCTGCGCGCCAAGGTCAAGCTCACCGACGCCAGCGACGAATTCGCGCTGTGGGGCATCGCTGGCACGGCCCTGGTGGTCAACGGGCTCGACGCCATGACGCCGCCCGGTCGCCGCGTGGACGCGGGTGCGGCTTCGGTCGTCTCGCTGTATCCGGCCGACGGAATTCCGCGCGCGCTGTGGATCGCGCCGCTGGACGCCCCCGCGCCCGTGGGCGACGCGCTGGCGCCGACCGCCTGGGACTGGAGCGAGGTCCGCAGCGGCATCGCCACCCTGACCGCGCCGGTGGTCGAGGCGTTCGTCCCGCAGATGCTCAATTACGAGTCCGTCGGCGGCGTGAACTTCAAGAAGGGCTGCTATCCCGGCCAGGAGGTCGTCGCCCGCAGCCAGTTCCGCGGCACCCTGAAGCGCCGCACCTACCTGGTCACGGCCGCGGGCGCCGTCGAAGCCGGGCAGGAAGTCTTCACGGCCCAGGACGCCGGGCAACCGGTGGGAACGGTGGTCCAGTCGGCGTCCGACGCCCAGGGCCGGTGGTCGGCCCTGGTGTCGATGCAGACCTCGGCGACGGAAGCGGGCGCCCTCCACGCAGGCGGCCCCACCGGCCCCGCCCTGACGGTCGAGCCCCTGCCCTACCCCCTGCTCGCCGACATCTGACCCGCGAGCCCGGGCGCCCGGGCGGATCGCCTCAGCAGCATCGGCCCTTGCCGCCGCCGTAGCGCGCGTCCTGGCGTTCGCGGAAGAACGCCTCGTGGCTCATCGGCGTCCGATCGGGGTGCGTGAGCCGCATGTGCGCGACGTAGGTGCCGTAGTCTGGCTGGCCGACCATCAGGCGCAGCGACCGGGCCAGCGTGCGGCCGAGGTAGCGTCCGGCCTCCGGCAGGCTCATCCCGCCCAGGCCGCCGTCGACGCTACTGGCGTTGTTGGCGCCGCCCTCCTTCGTCATGCCTTCGCCGGCGTCGTCGCCAACGCCTCGAACGGTGTCTCGTGCACGGTCGGATGGTTCGCCGCGCGGGCCGCCAGGCAGGCCTTGACGCTGTAGACCAGCACGCTCAGCACGACGAACATGAACAGCGCGCACAGGCCCGCGTCGAGCCGGTCGTTGAAGACGATGCGGGCCATGGCCTCGGGCGTTTTCGCCGGTGCGATGAGCACGCCCTGCGCCAGACCGTCGGCATAGCGCGAGGCATGCGCCAGGAAGCCCACCTTGGGGTCGGCCGAGAAGATCTTCTGCCAGCCCGCCGTCAGCGTGCAGGCCAGCAGCCACACGGTGGGCACCACCGCCACCCAGGCGTAGCGCTCGCGCTTCATGCGGAACAGCACGACCGTGCCCAGCAGCAGGGCCACGGCGGCCAGCATCTGGTTGGAGATGCCGAACAGCGGCCACAGCGTGTTGATGCCGCCCAGCGGATCGACCACGCCCTGGTACAGGAAGTAGCCCCAGGCCGCGACGGTCAGCGCCGTGGCGATCAGGTTGGCCGGCAGCGAGTCGGTCTTGCCCAGGGCGGGCACGAAGCTGCCCAGCAAATCCTGCAGCATGAAGCGGCCGGCGCGCGTGCCGGCATCCACCGCCGTCAGGATGAAAAGAGCCTCGAACAGGATCGCGAAGTGATACCAGAAAGCCATCATCCCCGGGCCGCCGAGCGCCTGGTGCAGGATGTGCGCCATGCCCACCGCCAGCGTCGGGGCGCCGCCCGTGCGCCCCAGGATGGTGGTCTCGCCCACGTCCTTGGCGGTCTGGATCAGCATCTCCGGCGTGACGACGAAGCCCCAGCTGGAGATCGTCTGCGCCACGGTGGCCGCGTCGCTGCCCACCAGCGCGGCCGGGCTGTTCATCGCGAAGTAGATGCCCGGCTCGATGCACGAGGCCGCCACCAGCGCCATCACCGCCACGAAGGATTCGGCCAGCATGCCGCCATAGCCGATGAAGCGGGCATGGCTTTCGTTGTCGAGCATCTTGGGCGTGGTGCCCGAGGAGATCAGCGCGTGGAAGCCCGACACCGCGCCGCAGGCGATGGTGATGAACAGGAACGGGAACAGGCTGCCCGACCACACCGGGCCGTTGCCCTGGGCGAACTGCGTGACGGCCGGCATCTGCAGCGTCGGCGCGACGAAGACGATGCCGATGGCCAGCGCCAGGATGGTGCCGATCTTCAGGAAGGTCGAGAGGTAGTCGCGCGGCGCGAGCAGCAGCCACACCGGCAGCGTGGCGGCGACGAAGCCGTAGCCGATCAGCATCCAGGTCAGGGCCTTGCCGTCGAAGGTGAACATGGCGGCCCACGCCGGGTTCTGGCTGACCGCCTGGCCACCGAAGATCGCCAGCATGAGCAGCACGAAGCCGATCACCGACACCTCGCCGATGCGGCCCGGGCGGATGTAGCGCAGGTAGACGCCCATGAAAAGCGCCACCGGAATCGTCGCGGCCACCGTGAAGGCGCCCCAGGGCGATTCGGCCAGCGCCTTCACCACGATCAGCGCCAGCACCGCCAGGATGATGATCATGATCATGAAGGTGCCGAACAGCGCGATCATCCCCGGCACGATGCCCATCTCCTGCTTGATGAGGTCGCCCAGCGAGCGGCCGTCGCGCCGCGTCGAGATGAACAGCACGATGAAGTCCTGCACCGCGCCGGCGAACACCACGCCCGCCAGGATCCACAGCAGTCCCGGCAGGTAGCCCATCTGCGCCGCCAGCACCGGCCCGACCAGCGGACCCGCCCCGGCGATGGCCGCGAAGTGGTGGCCGAACAGCACGTTCTTGTCGGTCGGCACGTAGTCCAGGCCGTCGTTGTGGCGGTGCGCCGGCGTCTTGCGGCGCGCGTCGAGCCCGAGCACGCGCTCGGCGATGAACAGGCTGTAGTAGCGGTAGGCGATCAGGTAGACGCACACGGCGGCCACCACGATCCAGAGGGCGCTGATGGCCTCGCCGCGCGAGAGCGCCACGGTGCCCAGCGAGAAGGCGCCGGCGATCGCGACGAGGAACCACACGAGGTGGCGGCGGATGCTTGGCATCGGTGTTGTCTCCGTAAGGAAAAAGTTCCTGGAGTGTTGCCGGCTTGCCGCGCGCGGGCATCCGTCGGACCGCGCGGGCGAACCGCGCGGTACCTCGTAAGTGAAAACCCGAAGCTCAGTCGCCGCCGAACCGGCGTGCGTGTTCCACGGCGTACTTGATCAGTTCGGCTTGGCCTTCAAGCCCCAGGCGCCGCTTGATGCTCTGGCGATGCGCCTCGACCGTGCGCACGCTCAGGTCGAGATCGCGCGCGATCTGCTTGCTGGACGCGCCCCGGCCCAGCGCGCTCAGGATCTCGCCCTCGCGCGGCGTGAGCAGCGGACGTGGCGCCTGGCTGCGGAAGAGCCGCTGCGACACCGCCGGGCTCAGGAAGGTGCCCCCGGCCGTGACGGCATGGATCGCCGCGACGATCTCGGCCGCCGGTGCGTCCTTCAGCACGTAGCCGCGCGCGCCCGCCTGCAGGGCGCGCTGCACGTACTCGGGGTTGTCGTACATGCTGAGCATCACCACGCGCAGCGTGGGCCAGCGCGCCAGCAGCACGCCCGCCAGTTCGATGCCGTTCATGTCCTTCATGCCGACGTCGGCCAGCACCAGGTCGGGCCGCAGCGTCTCGACGAGCGCCAGCGCGTCCAGCGCCGATCCGGCCTCGCCGACGATCTCCAGGCCCGGCAGGCTGCCCAGCCGGACGCGCAGGCCGTCGCGCACCAGCGGGTGGTCGTCGACCAGGAACAGGCGGATGCCCGGGGGAGCGGGCGGCGCGGGCGTCGTGGCGGTCGCGCCGGCGAGGGGCGATGGAGGGATCGTCATGCGGAAGCAGCCGGTTGAAGGTGACCGAAAGGCACCGCGGCGATGACCTGGGTGCCCGGCCCGCCGCCCTGCCGCGTGCGCACGGTGAGCTCGCCGCCGATGGCGTCGAGCCGCTCGCGCATGTTGCGCAGGCCGATGCCGCGGCGTGGGTCCTCGGCCAGCGCCGCGGCGTCGAAGCCGTGGCCGTCGTCGCTCACCTCCAGCCGCAGTCCGGCGGCATCGGCGTCGAGCACGATGGCCACACGGCGCGCCCGCGCGTGCTTGTGGACGTTGGTCAGGGCTTCCTGCGCGACGCGGAACAGCGCGGTCTTGACGTCCGCCGGCAGCTCGCGCGCTTCGCCCCGCACGGCGACCTCGACGCGCAGCGATCCCGCCTCGCCGAACTCGGCGCCCAGGTGTTCGAGCGCGGCGGGCAGCCCCAGCGTGTCGAGCAGCGCCGGGCGCAGCCGGTGCGACAGGCGCCGCACCTCGGAGAGCGAATCGTTCAGGCGCGACAGGGCCTTGGCCAACGCGGGCGGGGCCACCCGATCGGCCCGCTCCAGCGCGTCCACGCCCGACTCGATCAGCAGCTTGGCCGACACCAGCGTCTGGCTCACGCCATCGTGCAGTTCGCGCGCGAGATGGGCGCGCTCCTCTTCCTGCGAGCGCACCACCCGGCGTGCCAGGAGGCGCAGCCTCGCTTCGGCCACGCGGTGCTCGCTCAGGTTGAGCAGCAGGCCCCCGGCGCTCACCACGCCCAGGCACGTCGCGGCGATGGCGGCGATCCAGAGCATCGTGGTCGTCACGTTGTCCGCCACCTGCTGCTGCAGGGCCTGCATGGCGACCTCGACATCGTCGAGGTAGAGCCCGGTGCCCAGCATCCAGCCCCAGCGCGGCAACGCCGTCACGTAGCCGAGCTTGGGCGCGCGCTGGGCGCTCGAGGGCTTGCGCCACTCGTACTCCACGTAGCCCCCGCCGGCCACCGCACGGCCGATGAGGTCCTGGATCGTGCGCCGCCCCGTCGAGTCGGTGAGCGCCCACAGGTCCTGGCCCTCCAGCTCGTGCTGGCGCGAATGCATGAGCGAGCGGCCCTGCAGGTCGTAGACGAAGAAATAGCCGTCGTCGCCGTAGTCCAGCGCGGCCAGCCGGCGCAGCGCTTCCTGACGCGTCGCCGGGTCGTCACGCCCGGCGTCGTAGAGCGGGCGGACCGTGCTCACGGCCAGTTCGACATAGCTTCGCAGTTCGGAGCGCCGCTGCGCCAGCAGGCTCTGCTCCACCAGCGAGCGCTCGCGCGCGGCGAGGTCGCGCTCCTGGTGCCACACGGCGGCGGCCACCAGCCCCAGCGCGACCAGCAGCGGCGCGACCGCCAGGGCGACGATCTTGGTGCGCAGGTTCATCGGGCGGCGCACGGTGCAGGAGCGATGGCGCGCGGCGCGTTCACGCCGGCCGCAGCGACCGGCGCATCTCGATGTGCGCGATGCCGGCCTCCTCGAAGGGCTCGCCGTGCGGCACATAGCCCAGTGCGGCATAGAAGGACTGCGCACTGCGCTGGGCATGCAGCACGATGTCGTGGTCGCCCCGCGCGCGCGCGGCTTCCTCCAGCGCACGCAGCACCGTCGCGCCGTGGCCACCGCCGCGCAGGGCACGGTCCACCGCCATGCGCCCCACCCGCCCCACGCCCGGCGCCTGCGCCACCAGACGGGCCGTGGCGACGGCGCGGCCAAGGCCGTTGAGCGCGACGACGTGCAGGGCCGTGGCATCGTGCTCGTCCCATTCCAGCGCCTCCGGCACGCCCTGCTCCTTCACGAACACCGCGCGGCGCAGCACACCGGCCTCGCGCCCCACGCGCTGCCAGTCGCCCACCACCACCTCGCAC harbors:
- a CDS encoding YbdD/YjiX family protein — protein: MVGQPDYGTYVAHMRLTHPDRTPMSHEAFFRERQDARYGGGKGRCC
- a CDS encoding carbon starvation protein A — its product is MPSIRRHLVWFLVAIAGAFSLGTVALSRGEAISALWIVVAAVCVYLIAYRYYSLFIAERVLGLDARRKTPAHRHNDGLDYVPTDKNVLFGHHFAAIAGAGPLVGPVLAAQMGYLPGLLWILAGVVFAGAVQDFIVLFISTRRDGRSLGDLIKQEMGIVPGMIALFGTFMIMIIILAVLALIVVKALAESPWGAFTVAATIPVALFMGVYLRYIRPGRIGEVSVIGFVLLMLAIFGGQAVSQNPAWAAMFTFDGKALTWMLIGYGFVAATLPVWLLLAPRDYLSTFLKIGTILALAIGIVFVAPTLQMPAVTQFAQGNGPVWSGSLFPFLFITIACGAVSGFHALISSGTTPKMLDNESHARFIGYGGMLAESFVAVMALVAASCIEPGIYFAMNSPAALVGSDAATVAQTISSWGFVVTPEMLIQTAKDVGETTILGRTGGAPTLAVGMAHILHQALGGPGMMAFWYHFAILFEALFILTAVDAGTRAGRFMLQDLLGSFVPALGKTDSLPANLIATALTVAAWGYFLYQGVVDPLGGINTLWPLFGISNQMLAAVALLLGTVVLFRMKRERYAWVAVVPTVWLLACTLTAGWQKIFSADPKVGFLAHASRYADGLAQGVLIAPAKTPEAMARIVFNDRLDAGLCALFMFVVLSVLVYSVKACLAARAANHPTVHETPFEALATTPAKA
- a CDS encoding YbgC/FadM family acyl-CoA thioesterase, whose product is MQGIVFNAHYLMYFDTAVGDYWRALALPYSASMAALGGELYARKATLDFHASARLDDVLDVALRCDRVGTSSITFSGALFRADEVLAQVELVHVFADPATQKSRPVPDVLRALFGRYEAGEPACEVVVGDWQRVGREAGVLRRAVFVKEQGVPEALEWDEHDATALHVVALNGLGRAVATARLVAQAPGVGRVGRMAVDRALRGGGHGATVLRALEEAARARGDHDIVLHAQRSAQSFYAALGYVPHGEPFEEAGIAHIEMRRSLRPA
- a CDS encoding folate-binding protein; this encodes MTPVVLNGVTTLAHLGVIRAEGPDAAGFLHGQLTQDFALLTPSEARLAALCTAKGRMIASFTGIRPSPERVLLVTSRDILAQTLKRLSMFVLRAKVKLTDASDEFALWGIAGTALVVNGLDAMTPPGRRVDAGAASVVSLYPADGIPRALWIAPLDAPAPVGDALAPTAWDWSEVRSGIATLTAPVVEAFVPQMLNYESVGGVNFKKGCYPGQEVVARSQFRGTLKRRTYLVTAAGAVEAGQEVFTAQDAGQPVGTVVQSASDAQGRWSALVSMQTSATEAGALHAGGPTGPALTVEPLPYPLLADI
- a CDS encoding cache domain-containing protein — its product is MNLRTKIVALAVAPLLVALGLVAAAVWHQERDLAARERSLVEQSLLAQRRSELRSYVELAVSTVRPLYDAGRDDPATRQEALRRLAALDYGDDGYFFVYDLQGRSLMHSRQHELEGQDLWALTDSTGRRTIQDLIGRAVAGGGYVEYEWRKPSSAQRAPKLGYVTALPRWGWMLGTGLYLDDVEVAMQALQQQVADNVTTTMLWIAAIAATCLGVVSAGGLLLNLSEHRVAEARLRLLARRVVRSQEEERAHLARELHDGVSQTLVSAKLLIESGVDALERADRVAPPALAKALSRLNDSLSEVRRLSHRLRPALLDTLGLPAALEHLGAEFGEAGSLRVEVAVRGEARELPADVKTALFRVAQEALTNVHKHARARRVAIVLDADAAGLRLEVSDDGHGFDAAALAEDPRRGIGLRNMRERLDAIGGELTVRTRQGGGPGTQVIAAVPFGHLQPAASA
- a CDS encoding response regulator transcription factor yields the protein MTIPPSPLAGATATTPAPPAPPGIRLFLVDDHPLVRDGLRVRLGSLPGLEIVGEAGSALDALALVETLRPDLVLADVGMKDMNGIELAGVLLARWPTLRVVMLSMYDNPEYVQRALQAGARGYVLKDAPAAEIVAAIHAVTAGGTFLSPAVSQRLFRSQAPRPLLTPREGEILSALGRGASSKQIARDLDLSVRTVEAHRQSIKRRLGLEGQAELIKYAVEHARRFGGD